Proteins co-encoded in one Ruegeria sp. YS9 genomic window:
- a CDS encoding ABC transporter ATP-binding protein: protein MAEPFVHVDNIAKRWNGQLGVENINLSIPRGSFVALLGPSGCGKSTTLRLLSGLELPDEGRIVIDGRDITTSAPAERNLSMVFQSYALFPHLSVAENVVFGLKVRKVVAAERREKLTRALEITGLLGYEQRKPGELSGGQRQRVALARAIVANQPLCLMDEPLSNLDAKLRASVRKDIKKLQVDLGITVVYVTHDQTEAMSMADMVVLMKDGHIQQTGSPEELYYKPANTFVAEFVGAPPMALIKSEGVPGFERATTIGLRAEAVKVVESGKGRLTCKVSECEFLGSETFIGLSHPAANGLTVSMPGLKHIPAGEDLEISFADEDLHFFDDMGKRLAG, encoded by the coding sequence ATGGCAGAACCGTTTGTTCACGTCGACAATATTGCTAAGCGCTGGAATGGGCAGCTTGGCGTCGAGAATATTAATCTTTCGATCCCGCGTGGTTCGTTCGTAGCGCTGCTTGGCCCGTCGGGCTGCGGCAAGTCAACGACGTTGAGATTGCTGTCGGGACTAGAATTGCCGGATGAGGGGCGGATCGTCATTGACGGGCGTGACATCACTACTTCTGCCCCTGCAGAACGCAATCTGTCGATGGTGTTCCAGTCTTATGCATTGTTCCCGCATCTGAGTGTCGCGGAAAACGTTGTTTTTGGCCTCAAGGTACGAAAAGTCGTCGCGGCGGAACGGCGCGAGAAACTGACCCGGGCGCTCGAGATCACTGGCTTGCTGGGCTATGAGCAGCGTAAGCCGGGGGAATTGTCGGGTGGTCAGCGCCAGCGTGTGGCGCTTGCACGTGCGATCGTGGCAAACCAGCCGCTGTGCCTGATGGATGAGCCGCTTTCGAACCTTGATGCCAAGCTGCGCGCCTCTGTGCGCAAGGACATCAAAAAACTTCAGGTCGATTTGGGCATCACCGTAGTTTACGTCACGCATGACCAAACCGAAGCGATGAGCATGGCCGACATGGTCGTGCTGATGAAAGACGGCCATATCCAGCAGACAGGGTCCCCGGAAGAGCTTTACTACAAGCCTGCTAACACTTTTGTCGCCGAGTTTGTCGGTGCCCCGCCAATGGCGCTGATCAAGTCAGAAGGCGTGCCGGGATTTGAGCGCGCAACGACAATTGGCCTTCGCGCCGAAGCGGTGAAGGTGGTGGAATCGGGCAAGGGCAGGCTGACTTGTAAAGTATCGGAATGCGAATTCCTGGGTTCCGAAACATTCATTGGCCTGTCACATCCTGCTGCCAATGGTCTGACCGTATCCATGCCCGGACTGAAACATATTCCGGCAGGAGAAGATCTGGAGATCAGCTTTGCCGATGAAGACCTGCATTTCTTTGACGACATGGGCAAGCGACTGGCCGGGTAG
- a CDS encoding IS5 family transposase (programmed frameshift), protein MSDLYWLSDEQMAKLTPFFPKSHGKPRVDDKRVLSGIIFINRNGLRWRDAPAAYGPHKTLYSRWKRWSEKGIFARMMAGLAAEHGEQKTVMIDATYLKAHRTATSLAAKKGGRGRLIGRTKGGMNTKLHAICDSQGRPLNLFVTAGQVSDYIGARALLSSLPKVDWLLGDRGYDADWFREALQDKGIRACIPGRKQRKKAVRYDKRRYKRRNRIEIMFGRLKDWRRVATRYDRCPKVFLSAIALAALVIYWL, encoded by the exons ATGAGCGACCTTTACTGGCTGAGCGATGAGCAGATGGCCAAGCTTACCCCTTTTTTCCCGAAGTCGCACGGCAAGCCACGTGTCGATGACAAGCGCGTCCTGAGTGGGATTATCTTCATCAATCGCAATGGTTTGCGCTGGCGTGACGCTCCTGCCGCCTATGGTCCGCACAAGACGCTCTACAGCCGCTGGAAGCGCTGGAGCGAGAAAGGCATCTTTGCGCGGATGATGGCGGGTCTGGCCGCCGAACACGGCGAACAGAAGACCGTGATGATCGACGCGACCTACCTCAAGGCCCATCGAACAGCGACCAGTCTGGCCGCGA AAAAAGGGGGGCGTGGGCGCCTGATCGGTCGAACCAAAGGCGGCATGAACACCAAACTGCACGCCATCTGCGATAGCCAAGGCCGCCCACTCAACCTGTTCGTCACCGCCGGTCAGGTCAGCGACTACATCGGTGCGCGGGCGTTGCTCAGCAGCCTGCCAAAGGTCGACTGGCTGCTCGGGGATCGCGGTTACGATGCCGATTGGTTCCGGGAAGCGTTGCAAGACAAAGGGATACGCGCCTGCATCCCTGGACGAAAGCAGCGCAAGAAAGCCGTCAGATACGATAAGCGTCGATACAAACGCCGAAACCGGATCGAGATCATGTTCGGCAGGCTGAAGGATTGGCGGCGCGTGGCAACCCGCTACGACCGTTGCCCAAAGGTCTTCCTCTCTGCCATCGCTCTGGCCGCGCTCGTCATCTACTGGTTATGA
- a CDS encoding metallophosphoesterase → MATFLHLSDLHAVGHGDLCSGVLDTRAILIGAIDRLIDKGEAVGPLDAVLVTGDVSEDGSPDSYDFARTQLERFALPIYVVPGNHDARKPMQEAFSGLGIMPPDGLVDWAETVGDTRVIGLDTLVEGQGGGRLRRESLDLLERELSGFDGPVVVMLHHPPFSIGIDFMDVIGLENRSDLAEILSMHSGDITVLAGHVHGVHIGRVGGHVAMTAPGLCSGFALDRRAVAPAGFFSGPTGCAVLETGKSGIWSVVSLDAAEGPYSF, encoded by the coding sequence ATGGCGACATTTCTGCATCTAAGTGACTTGCACGCGGTAGGGCATGGCGATCTGTGTTCAGGCGTGCTTGATACCCGCGCGATCCTGATCGGGGCCATCGACCGATTGATCGATAAAGGCGAAGCTGTTGGCCCGCTCGACGCGGTTTTGGTCACTGGTGACGTCAGCGAAGATGGTAGCCCGGACAGCTACGATTTCGCACGCACTCAACTGGAGCGGTTTGCCCTGCCGATTTACGTTGTTCCTGGAAATCATGATGCGCGCAAGCCAATGCAAGAGGCCTTTTCAGGCCTTGGCATCATGCCGCCGGACGGGCTTGTCGACTGGGCGGAGACAGTGGGCGATACGCGTGTTATCGGGCTTGATACGCTGGTCGAAGGACAGGGCGGTGGCAGGCTGCGCCGGGAAAGTCTTGATCTTTTGGAGCGGGAACTCTCTGGGTTTGACGGGCCGGTTGTCGTTATGTTGCACCATCCGCCATTTAGCATCGGGATTGATTTCATGGATGTTATCGGATTGGAGAACCGTTCCGATCTGGCAGAAATTCTTTCAATGCACTCAGGGGATATCACGGTGCTGGCTGGGCATGTCCACGGCGTTCACATTGGTCGCGTTGGCGGTCACGTTGCCATGACAGCGCCGGGCCTTTGCAGCGGTTTTGCACTGGACCGGCGCGCGGTGGCTCCTGCTGGTTTTTTTTCTGGTCCTACGGGCTGTGCAGTTCTCGAAACCGGAAAGAGCGGTATATGGAGCGTTGTTTCGCTAGACGCTGCCGAGGGACCGTATTCATTCTGA
- a CDS encoding carbohydrate ABC transporter permease: protein MAEHVNIERRRQAIYGWILLSPAAILLTTFAFYPSLATLWSSLFSRETRRRPSEFVGGENYADLFADPTFWKVVVNNLIYAGATIPISIAIALSMALWANSKIPARGFVRTAYFTPTVLPMIAAANLWLFFYTPGLGVLDQIGGLFGLPSINWLGQPETALWAVIIVTIWKEAGFFMIFYLAALQTIPEDLKEAADIEGASRWTYTRRIVLPLLMPTTLFIMVNALINSVKLIDHLFILTKGGPNDASKLILYYIWEMAFAFFDAPHAAAMTILVLVVLGVVAGVKFTILDKRTHYQ from the coding sequence ATGGCAGAGCATGTGAACATCGAGCGTCGTCGACAGGCCATCTACGGTTGGATCCTGTTGTCACCAGCGGCAATTCTGCTGACGACGTTTGCATTTTATCCTTCGCTTGCGACCTTGTGGTCGAGCTTGTTCAGCCGAGAAACCAGAAGACGCCCCAGCGAATTTGTCGGCGGCGAGAACTATGCCGACCTGTTTGCCGATCCAACCTTTTGGAAAGTTGTTGTGAACAACTTGATCTATGCGGGCGCGACCATCCCTATTTCTATTGCAATTGCGCTTTCGATGGCGCTTTGGGCGAACTCAAAGATCCCGGCTCGCGGGTTTGTACGCACCGCCTATTTCACGCCCACGGTCCTGCCAATGATCGCAGCGGCAAACCTTTGGCTGTTTTTTTATACTCCCGGATTGGGTGTGCTCGACCAGATCGGCGGTCTGTTTGGCCTTCCCTCAATCAACTGGTTGGGACAGCCTGAAACTGCGCTGTGGGCTGTAATCATCGTGACGATCTGGAAAGAGGCTGGGTTTTTCATGATCTTCTATCTGGCGGCCTTGCAGACGATCCCTGAGGACCTCAAGGAAGCTGCCGACATTGAAGGCGCCAGCCGCTGGACCTACACGCGCCGGATCGTGTTGCCGTTGTTGATGCCGACGACGCTATTTATCATGGTCAATGCGTTGATCAACTCTGTGAAATTGATCGATCATTTGTTCATCCTGACCAAGGGCGGGCCCAACGACGCCTCCAAGCTTATCCTTTATTACATCTGGGAAATGGCCTTTGCCTTCTTTGATGCGCCCCACGCAGCGGCAATGACCATCCTGGTGCTTGTCGTGCTTGGCGTGGTTGCGGGCGTCAAGTTCACCATTCTCGACAAGCGGACCCATTACCAATGA
- a CDS encoding sialic acid TRAP transporter substrate-binding protein SiaP produces MITKLTRRAAVSALVATGVLFSATSGALAEDKVQLRLATSGSETDQRSVAMAEVFAPMVAEFAAYEPSYNGTIFAQGTELDAISRGNLEMSITSAQELAQFFPEFSIFTAGYVHQDAAHQVAVFNDPLMDAFKQKAEEELGVKLLSVMYLGRRQVNLRQPKDELTVSTPADLEGVNLRMPGTDAWQFLGKALGAAPTPMAFSEVYTALSTGAVDGQDNPLPTVVDAKFYEVTNQIVLTSHLVDLNYIAIGKEVWDSLTPEQQAKVQEAADAAAESGRQKQLQKEEDLVSFLKEQGMEIYEPDLAAFRDQVQSMYLDSEFAGSWPDGVLDQINALGN; encoded by the coding sequence GTGATTACCAAACTTACCCGCCGGGCTGCTGTATCAGCCCTGGTCGCAACCGGTGTTCTGTTTAGCGCAACAAGTGGTGCGCTGGCGGAAGACAAAGTTCAACTTCGCCTCGCAACATCAGGATCGGAGACCGATCAGCGCTCGGTCGCAATGGCCGAGGTTTTCGCACCCATGGTCGCTGAATTTGCGGCGTATGAGCCCAGCTATAACGGGACAATCTTCGCCCAAGGTACGGAGTTGGACGCCATCAGCCGGGGCAACCTGGAAATGTCGATCACCTCGGCGCAGGAACTGGCACAGTTCTTCCCCGAGTTTTCGATCTTTACAGCAGGCTATGTCCACCAGGACGCCGCGCATCAGGTGGCTGTCTTCAACGATCCCTTGATGGATGCCTTCAAGCAAAAGGCCGAAGAAGAACTGGGCGTCAAACTGCTGTCGGTCATGTATCTGGGCCGTCGTCAGGTGAACCTGCGCCAACCCAAGGATGAATTGACCGTCAGCACTCCGGCTGATCTGGAGGGTGTGAACCTGCGGATGCCGGGCACAGATGCGTGGCAGTTCCTGGGTAAAGCTCTGGGTGCTGCTCCGACACCAATGGCGTTTTCAGAGGTTTATACCGCGCTGTCGACCGGCGCTGTTGACGGTCAGGACAACCCGCTGCCGACCGTGGTTGACGCGAAGTTCTATGAAGTGACCAACCAGATCGTTCTGACATCGCACCTAGTCGACCTGAACTACATCGCTATTGGCAAAGAGGTTTGGGACAGCCTGACCCCTGAACAGCAGGCCAAGGTTCAGGAAGCAGCTGACGCAGCTGCCGAGTCCGGCCGTCAGAAACAGTTGCAGAAGGAAGAGGATCTCGTCAGCTTCCTGAAAGAGCAGGGGATGGAGATCTACGAGCCCGATCTCGCAGCGTTCCGCGATCAGGTACAGTCTATGTATCTGGACAGCGAATTCGCGGGTTCCTGGCCGGATGGTGTTCTGGATCAGATCAACGCTCTGGGCAACTGA
- a CDS encoding Gfo/Idh/MocA family protein, with amino-acid sequence MSRNFRIAIVGIGLVGRRHADAIRALRHVDLVAVVDPSDEGRAYAVEHGVACYETLEEMFANQTPNGAVLATPTTLHVEQGLTCIRHGCPVLVEKPIAVEATAALELVQAAEKANVPLMVGHHRRHNPLIRSAKEAVVDGKIGDVRAVHANCWFYKPDEYFDAAPWRKKPGAGPISVNLVHDVDLLRYLAGEVMTVQAQSASSQRGYDNEDVAGALLTFESGAIGTISVSDSIVAPWSWEMTSQEYPIYPSTTESSYMIGGSHGSLSVPDLRLWSYQSEQRDWWTPISSTALKKGASDPLVNQLRHFVEVARHEAVPIVSGWEGFRTLQVIEAIQNSCRTGETVRIRNLQETQQQRLQVMKNI; translated from the coding sequence GTGTCTCGAAACTTTCGCATTGCCATTGTCGGCATTGGCCTTGTTGGACGCCGCCACGCAGACGCTATCCGAGCGTTGCGCCATGTTGATCTTGTCGCGGTGGTCGACCCCAGCGATGAAGGTCGTGCTTACGCCGTTGAGCACGGGGTCGCATGTTACGAGACCCTTGAGGAAATGTTTGCAAATCAGACGCCGAACGGAGCTGTTCTTGCGACCCCGACCACGCTTCATGTTGAACAAGGCCTCACGTGTATTCGACATGGTTGTCCCGTTCTCGTCGAAAAGCCGATCGCCGTGGAAGCCACCGCTGCACTTGAGCTTGTTCAAGCAGCGGAGAAGGCCAATGTGCCACTGATGGTCGGACATCATCGTCGGCACAATCCTCTGATCCGGTCGGCTAAGGAAGCCGTTGTCGATGGGAAGATTGGAGATGTGCGCGCTGTCCATGCGAATTGCTGGTTCTATAAGCCAGACGAGTATTTTGATGCTGCGCCCTGGAGAAAGAAACCCGGTGCAGGGCCTATCTCGGTCAATCTTGTCCACGATGTGGATTTGCTGCGGTACCTGGCCGGAGAAGTCATGACCGTTCAGGCTCAGTCGGCTTCATCGCAGCGGGGTTACGACAACGAAGATGTCGCCGGCGCGCTGTTGACGTTTGAAAGTGGGGCGATCGGGACCATAAGTGTGTCCGATAGCATCGTTGCTCCATGGAGCTGGGAGATGACGTCTCAGGAATATCCAATCTATCCGTCGACCACTGAGAGTAGCTACATGATAGGTGGCTCTCATGGTTCGTTGTCCGTTCCCGATCTTCGATTGTGGAGTTACCAGAGTGAGCAAAGGGACTGGTGGACACCTATTTCATCGACCGCGCTGAAGAAGGGTGCGTCTGACCCTCTGGTCAATCAGCTCAGGCACTTTGTTGAAGTAGCTCGGCACGAAGCAGTGCCGATTGTGTCTGGGTGGGAAGGGTTCAGAACGCTTCAAGTTATTGAAGCTATACAGAATTCTTGCAGAACTGGCGAGACTGTTAGGATAAGAAACCTTCAGGAAACGCAGCAACAGAGATTGCAGGTAATGAAAAATATCTGA
- a CDS encoding GntR family transcriptional regulator has product MAKQPSTIGASTYQRIKRDIIFGELQPGSKLKLDALKERYSASLSTLRETLNRLASDGFVEAPEQRGFLVTPVSREDLTEISELRVLLECHALELSIANGDTDWEGNLVAAHHKLHLMEQQLLKGDESEKETWKRYDWEFHQAMIAACNSNNLLSLHSIIYDKYLRYQMLVLTYRGEEAVKEHKGMFDAALARDADTAKKLLEDHIRNGLAHTLEAM; this is encoded by the coding sequence ATGGCGAAACAGCCGTCTACGATAGGTGCAAGCACTTATCAGCGCATCAAGAGGGACATCATCTTCGGGGAATTGCAGCCCGGCTCCAAACTGAAGCTGGACGCCTTGAAGGAACGCTACTCGGCAAGCCTTTCGACACTTCGTGAAACGTTGAACAGGCTCGCCAGCGACGGATTTGTCGAAGCTCCCGAGCAACGGGGTTTCCTGGTCACGCCGGTTTCACGAGAAGACCTGACCGAGATATCAGAGCTGCGCGTCCTGTTGGAATGCCACGCATTGGAGTTGTCCATTGCGAATGGCGACACGGACTGGGAAGGCAACCTCGTTGCCGCACACCACAAGCTGCACCTGATGGAACAGCAGCTTCTGAAGGGCGACGAATCCGAGAAAGAAACCTGGAAACGATATGATTGGGAGTTTCACCAAGCGATGATCGCGGCCTGCAACTCCAATAACCTTCTGTCTCTGCACTCGATCATCTACGACAAGTACCTGCGGTACCAGATGCTCGTACTAACGTATCGCGGCGAAGAGGCCGTCAAGGAGCACAAGGGCATGTTCGATGCAGCACTGGCCAGAGACGCCGACACGGCCAAGAAACTGTTGGAAGATCACATCCGAAACGGTCTCGCACATACGCTGGAAGCTATGTAG
- a CDS encoding Na/Pi cotransporter family protein, whose amino-acid sequence MMDSSPIIIVLNLAAAAALLIWAVRLVRTGFERAFGSQLRLWLRRSTGNRLAATGTGTLTAILLQSSTAVAMLLAGFMAAGSVGGTAGLAIILGADLGSAIVAQIMNSRIALLTPLLLLIGVLIFLRSSRRSVRQVGRILIGLALIFLSLDLIRDASAPLANSEAASGALIYLSADPLTAFLLAAVFAWLVHSSVAAILLFATLAAQGVMPLSAAFAMVLGANLGGAFIAFVLTLQADVSVRRVVSSNLFLRGGGAGLVLFLLYRLDGVDLIPGASPVQQVLNLHLLFNLALLVVCIPFLGPIMRLAESVFADDNKNSTKANGRTALDPSVQNQPARAFACAHRELVEMGNRIEIMVRDSMSLFDNYDDAIAQQLKREKVEIVRMSLDLRVYLSGVKSDNPKEDTGTRAFDLSGVAVNLEAGADTIARKMVELAKRKSAENVNFSEEGWQELTDFFDRVLRNVQHGIAVLMTEDAGAARELVQQKEMIREIERKLERAHLTRLRAGASETIETSAIHLDLLRALKMLNTAFAMIAYPLLKESGQLLESRLANE is encoded by the coding sequence ATGATGGATAGCTCACCCATAATTATTGTTTTGAATTTGGCTGCTGCTGCGGCACTTCTGATCTGGGCTGTTCGCCTCGTGCGCACCGGTTTTGAGAGAGCCTTTGGAAGCCAGTTGCGGCTTTGGTTGCGTCGGTCGACGGGAAACCGGTTGGCCGCGACGGGAACCGGCACGCTGACTGCGATCCTGCTGCAAAGTTCCACTGCCGTCGCAATGCTGCTTGCCGGATTCATGGCCGCGGGTTCGGTTGGCGGCACCGCCGGGTTGGCCATTATTCTGGGGGCGGACCTTGGCTCTGCCATCGTAGCCCAGATCATGAATTCCCGGATTGCTTTGCTGACGCCCTTGCTACTTTTGATCGGGGTGCTGATTTTCCTGCGCAGTTCCCGACGCAGCGTGCGCCAAGTTGGTCGGATCCTTATTGGGTTGGCCCTGATTTTTCTGTCGCTTGACCTTATTCGCGATGCCAGCGCGCCGCTGGCAAACAGCGAGGCCGCTTCGGGGGCCTTGATTTACCTGTCTGCTGATCCACTGACGGCCTTTTTGCTGGCGGCGGTTTTTGCCTGGCTGGTGCATTCCAGCGTTGCGGCGATATTGTTGTTTGCAACCCTTGCGGCTCAGGGCGTTATGCCGCTGTCGGCGGCGTTTGCCATGGTCCTTGGGGCCAATCTGGGCGGTGCCTTTATTGCGTTTGTTCTGACCTTGCAGGCCGATGTCTCGGTGCGGCGGGTCGTGTCTAGCAATTTGTTCCTGCGTGGCGGTGGGGCGGGGCTGGTGCTGTTTTTGCTCTACCGGCTTGACGGTGTTGACCTTATTCCCGGGGCCAGCCCCGTTCAGCAGGTTTTGAACCTGCATCTCCTGTTCAACCTTGCGCTTCTTGTTGTCTGTATTCCGTTTCTTGGCCCGATAATGCGTTTGGCGGAGAGTGTTTTCGCTGATGACAATAAAAACAGCACCAAGGCCAACGGACGTACGGCCCTGGATCCTTCGGTTCAGAACCAGCCGGCGCGCGCCTTTGCCTGTGCGCATCGTGAGTTGGTCGAAATGGGCAATAGGATCGAGATCATGGTGCGGGACTCAATGTCACTCTTTGACAATTACGATGATGCCATTGCTCAACAACTGAAGAGGGAAAAAGTCGAAATTGTCCGAATGTCGCTTGACCTGCGGGTTTATTTGTCAGGAGTCAAAAGCGACAATCCGAAAGAGGACACCGGTACGCGGGCATTTGATCTGTCCGGCGTGGCAGTGAACCTTGAGGCCGGGGCGGATACGATTGCACGGAAAATGGTCGAATTGGCCAAGCGCAAGAGTGCGGAAAACGTGAACTTTTCGGAAGAGGGTTGGCAGGAACTGACCGATTTCTTTGACCGTGTGTTGCGCAACGTTCAGCACGGAATCGCGGTACTGATGACCGAGGATGCCGGGGCAGCACGGGAGCTGGTGCAGCAAAAGGAAATGATCCGCGAGATCGAGAGAAAGCTGGAGCGCGCGCATCTTACCCGGCTGCGTGCTGGGGCGTCCGAAACCATCGAAACCAGTGCGATTCACCTTGATCTCTTGCGCGCCCTGAAAATGTTAAACACGGCATTCGCGATGATCGCCTATCCGCTTTTGAAAGAAAGTGGACAGTTGTTGGAAAGCCGATTGGCAAATGAATAG
- a CDS encoding carbohydrate ABC transporter permease, protein MSGFSRHIESFGALLLAVIWISPLVFAFWAAFHSTSDAVNFNITSPWTLDNFRTAWEGAPWLRYFLNTFLLVTVILIGQFFVTTLAGFAFAQVQFPGRDFVFILVLMQLFILPEVLIVENYAMVSRLGLFDTILGVGMPYMASAFGIFLMRQAFKGVPIELHEAARVEGCGWFGILWRVYVPLARPTYLAYALVSVSTHWNNFLWPLIVTNSPDTRPLTVGLSIFGAPENGVDISVISAATMMSVAPLLIAFLVFQRQFVQAFLRAGIK, encoded by the coding sequence ATGAGCGGATTTTCCAGGCATATCGAATCCTTTGGCGCACTATTGTTGGCCGTGATCTGGATTTCCCCGCTGGTCTTTGCCTTTTGGGCGGCGTTCCACAGCACCTCTGACGCGGTCAACTTTAACATCACGTCGCCATGGACGCTCGACAATTTCCGCACAGCTTGGGAGGGGGCGCCGTGGCTACGCTATTTCCTCAACACCTTCCTTTTAGTGACGGTGATCCTTATTGGTCAGTTCTTTGTCACGACGCTGGCAGGATTTGCCTTTGCCCAGGTCCAGTTTCCGGGTCGGGATTTCGTGTTCATCCTCGTGCTGATGCAACTTTTCATCCTGCCTGAAGTGTTGATCGTGGAAAACTATGCAATGGTGTCACGCCTCGGGTTGTTTGACACGATTCTTGGCGTCGGAATGCCCTATATGGCCTCTGCCTTTGGCATTTTCCTAATGCGGCAGGCGTTTAAGGGTGTTCCTATAGAACTGCATGAGGCAGCGCGCGTCGAAGGCTGCGGCTGGTTCGGAATTCTTTGGCGAGTCTATGTGCCCTTGGCGCGCCCGACATATCTTGCTTATGCGTTGGTGTCGGTATCGACCCACTGGAACAACTTCCTCTGGCCGCTCATCGTGACCAACTCGCCCGACACACGACCGCTGACGGTTGGCCTGTCGATCTTTGGCGCACCGGAAAATGGTGTGGATATAAGCGTCATTTCGGCGGCCACGATGATGTCGGTTGCGCCCTTGTTGATCGCGTTCCTCGTGTTCCAGCGTCAATTCGTTCAGGCCTTCCTGCGCGCGGGGATCAAATAG
- a CDS encoding ABC transporter substrate-binding protein → MNVIKKISLAAVSATALTSAAAAETELTMYYPIAVGGALTEVVDGIVADFEAANPDIKVNAIYSGNYDDTRVRALSALASGEPAQLAVMFSIDAYDLIEQDLIVAYEDIDGVNPDWLESFYPALMANGRIEGKTWGIPFQRSTIVAYYNKDQFRAAGLDPEAPPKTWDELISMGKALTNDDTYGLMIPSTGYPYWMFQALAIQNGKEVMSDDGLTTYFDDETVVDTLEFWQSLSQEHGIMPTGTVEWGTLRQAFLEGQTSMMWHSTGNLTAVKNNASFDFGVAELPANVRLGSPTGGGNFYVFKETSDEERAAAMKLIEFMTSPEQAAAWSIATGYMGVSPAAYETEALKSYTEEFPPALVARNQLENAVAEFSTFETARVREGLNNAIQAALTGTKSAEDALGEAQTSAVRLLRDYQ, encoded by the coding sequence ATGAACGTTATTAAGAAGATAAGTTTGGCTGCCGTCTCGGCCACCGCGCTGACGTCGGCGGCGGCGGCTGAGACGGAACTAACAATGTATTATCCTATCGCGGTTGGCGGCGCGCTGACCGAGGTAGTGGATGGCATCGTTGCCGATTTTGAAGCCGCCAACCCTGACATCAAGGTCAACGCGATCTATTCAGGCAACTATGACGACACGCGTGTTCGTGCTTTGTCCGCACTTGCATCGGGTGAACCGGCTCAGCTGGCGGTGATGTTCTCAATCGATGCCTATGATCTGATCGAGCAGGATCTGATCGTGGCCTACGAAGATATCGACGGGGTTAACCCGGACTGGCTAGAGAGCTTTTATCCTGCATTGATGGCCAATGGCCGGATCGAGGGTAAAACTTGGGGCATTCCGTTCCAGCGTTCAACTATCGTTGCCTATTACAACAAGGACCAGTTTCGTGCGGCAGGTCTTGACCCTGAGGCACCGCCCAAGACCTGGGACGAGCTGATTAGCATGGGCAAGGCACTGACCAACGACGACACCTATGGCCTGATGATCCCATCGACAGGCTATCCCTATTGGATGTTCCAGGCGTTGGCGATCCAGAACGGCAAGGAGGTGATGTCCGATGACGGCCTGACCACCTATTTCGATGACGAAACCGTTGTCGATACGTTGGAATTCTGGCAGTCGCTGTCGCAGGAGCATGGCATCATGCCCACTGGCACCGTTGAATGGGGTACCCTGCGGCAGGCGTTCCTTGAAGGTCAGACCTCGATGATGTGGCATTCGACCGGCAACCTTACGGCTGTGAAGAACAATGCCAGTTTTGACTTTGGCGTCGCCGAGCTTCCGGCCAATGTGCGGCTGGGTTCGCCTACCGGCGGCGGCAACTTCTATGTTTTCAAGGAGACATCGGACGAAGAGCGCGCGGCGGCCATGAAGCTGATCGAATTCATGACCTCGCCCGAGCAAGCGGCAGCGTGGTCCATCGCGACCGGCTATATGGGCGTGTCTCCGGCGGCGTATGAAACCGAGGCGCTTAAATCCTATACAGAAGAGTTCCCACCCGCTCTCGTTGCCCGAAACCAGCTGGAAAACGCGGTTGCTGAGTTCTCGACCTTTGAAACCGCACGCGTGCGTGAGGGTTTGAACAACGCAATTCAGGCGGCTTTGACCGGCACAAAATCGGCTGAAGACGCGCTTGGGGAAGCCCAGACATCGGCTGTGCGCCTGCTGCGTGATTACCAGTAA